In a single window of the Falsirhodobacter halotolerans genome:
- a CDS encoding ABC transporter ATP-binding protein — MKDTILEARDLTIGFGFGTSEVLAVDGATFDIRRGESFGLIGESGCGKSTILRAVAGLNPDYDGDLLFDGRELPAKRRHEHVRAMQMVFQDPYGSLHPRKMVQSVLAEPVKLMGLGDEQRRIDEVLRNVGLGPEFRFRYPHELSGGQRQRIAIARALIVEPKMLLLDEPTSALDVSVQAEILNLLSRLRREMGLSYLMVSHDIAVVAHMCDRVAIMRHGRILEEVTAADVRAGRVREAYTREFLAASAPAITV; from the coding sequence ATGAAAGACACCATCCTTGAGGCGCGCGACCTGACCATCGGCTTCGGCTTTGGCACAAGCGAGGTTCTGGCCGTGGACGGCGCGACCTTCGACATCCGGCGCGGCGAATCCTTCGGCCTGATCGGGGAATCCGGCTGCGGAAAATCGACGATCCTGCGGGCGGTGGCGGGCCTCAACCCCGATTATGACGGCGATCTGCTGTTCGACGGGCGCGAGCTTCCGGCAAAACGCCGCCACGAACACGTCCGCGCGATGCAGATGGTGTTTCAGGACCCCTACGGCTCGCTTCACCCGCGCAAGATGGTGCAATCGGTGCTGGCCGAACCCGTCAAGCTGATGGGGCTGGGCGACGAACAGCGTCGCATTGACGAGGTGCTGCGCAATGTGGGCCTCGGGCCGGAGTTCCGTTTTCGCTATCCCCACGAACTGTCGGGCGGGCAGCGCCAGCGCATCGCCATCGCCCGCGCCCTGATCGTGGAGCCGAAGATGCTGCTCTTGGATGAACCGACAAGCGCGCTGGACGTGTCGGTGCAGGCCGAGATCCTGAACCTTCTGTCCCGCCTGCGGCGCGAAATGGGCCTGTCCTATCTGATGGTCAGCCACGACATTGCCGTGGTGGCCCATATGTGCGACCGGGTGGCGATCATGCGGCATGGCCGCATCCTTGAGGAGGTGACCGCCGCCGATGTCCGCGCGGGCCGGGTGCGCGAGGCGTATACCCGCGAATTCCTGGCCGCCTCGGCCCCCGCCATCACCGTTTGA
- a CDS encoding MmgE/PrpD family protein, which produces MTVLDQIAARIAGGCPITPADRRAAVEAIIDTLACIVAGRDDDATRAVIAAKPATGGPCDSVAGATDAATAALINGVAGHALDFDDNFGPGMSHASAVMVPALIAVGQQTGVTGRQLVDAYLAGLEAQALVGQGVRPQHYTAGWHGTSTIAPIGTAAGAAMLIGADGVQAMSLAVSTACGPKGQFGTSAKPFHAGAAARNATEAALLARAGLRGRADILEGPQGFGELFGAGVPAIWDIVPDAPHVIGVEGLSPKLHPCCGSTHNAIDMLHDLRRDPGFAADDVAHITIAVALANYRNLAYPDPQTEMEARFSMQYCLARALHQDVLSLADFTPAAIFAPHIRADMAKVEMTLLPENEQAAALKAAHRMTVRLKDGRVAEAARSHARGTIRDPLTPDQRRAKFADCTGRPDLHDRLQDLDALPDLRLLGEVLRLQPA; this is translated from the coding sequence ATGACCGTTCTGGACCAGATCGCCGCCCGCATCGCCGGGGGCTGCCCCATCACCCCAGCCGACCGCCGCGCGGCGGTGGAGGCCATCATCGACACGCTGGCCTGCATCGTCGCGGGGCGGGATGACGACGCCACCCGCGCGGTCATCGCCGCCAAACCCGCAACGGGCGGGCCGTGCGACAGCGTGGCGGGGGCCACCGACGCGGCGACGGCGGCGCTGATCAATGGCGTCGCGGGCCATGCGCTGGATTTCGACGACAATTTCGGCCCGGGGATGAGCCATGCTTCCGCCGTCATGGTGCCCGCCTTGATCGCGGTGGGCCAGCAAACGGGGGTGACGGGGCGGCAGTTGGTCGATGCCTATCTGGCCGGGCTGGAGGCGCAGGCGCTGGTGGGTCAGGGGGTGCGCCCGCAGCATTACACCGCCGGTTGGCACGGCACATCCACCATCGCGCCCATCGGCACGGCGGCGGGGGCGGCGATGCTGATCGGGGCGGATGGGGTGCAGGCGATGTCGCTGGCAGTATCGACGGCCTGCGGGCCGAAGGGGCAGTTCGGCACCTCGGCCAAGCCGTTCCACGCCGGGGCCGCCGCGCGCAACGCGACCGAGGCGGCGCTGCTGGCCCGCGCGGGCCTTCGCGGCCGGGCCGACATTCTGGAAGGCCCGCAGGGGTTCGGCGAGTTGTTCGGCGCGGGCGTCCCCGCCATATGGGACATCGTGCCGGATGCCCCGCATGTCATCGGCGTGGAGGGCCTGTCGCCCAAGCTGCATCCCTGCTGCGGATCGACGCATAACGCAATCGACATGCTGCACGACCTGCGCCGCGATCCGGGCTTTGCCGCCGATGACGTGGCCCATATCACCATCGCCGTGGCGCTCGCGAATTACCGCAACCTCGCCTATCCCGACCCGCAGACCGAGATGGAGGCCCGGTTTTCCATGCAATACTGCTTGGCCCGCGCCCTGCATCAGGATGTCCTGTCGCTGGCCGATTTCACGCCGGCGGCCATATTCGCCCCCCATATCCGCGCCGACATGGCCAAGGTGGAGATGACCCTGCTGCCCGAAAACGAACAGGCCGCCGCGCTCAAGGCCGCGCACCGAATGACGGTGCGCCTGAAGGACGGCCGCGTGGCCGAGGCGGCCCGCAGCCATGCGCGCGGCACGATCCGCGACCCGCTGACCCCCGACCAGAGGCGGGCCAAGTTCGCCGATTGCACCGGGCGGCCCGACCTGCACGACCGGCTGCAGGATCTGGACGCCCTGCCCGACCTGCGCCTTTTGGGCGAGGTGCTGCGCCTTCAGCCCGCCTGA
- a CDS encoding LysR family transcriptional regulator, with amino-acid sequence MDMKLLEDFLSLSDLRNFSRAAEARNITQSTLSKRIRALEHWVGAALVDRSTYPIDLTPEGAAMVPQAREIVARFHGMRTGVRAVALVDRNIVRVAALHTLRVAYLPQWRREVERTLGPLHLGNPGSCSAYAQTLRQFRNGENDLLLTYAHPSVATGLDPARYETLTLRHDRLVPVSAPAEDGRALHHLDAGGVVQFLSYGTASFFAQALAPLLNARPRALNVVATNAMSIGLQSLAEVGGGLAWIPEVLVADHLADGRLVMAGGPDWTLDLTVQLIRARGPARGVVQRVWDASRALAAAGDTVIPLRARGQAG; translated from the coding sequence ATGGACATGAAACTTCTGGAAGATTTCCTGAGCCTGAGCGACCTGCGCAACTTTTCCCGCGCGGCCGAGGCGCGCAACATCACGCAATCCACCCTGTCCAAGCGCATCCGGGCGCTGGAACATTGGGTCGGGGCGGCGCTGGTCGATCGGTCCACCTATCCCATCGACCTGACGCCCGAAGGGGCGGCGATGGTGCCCCAAGCGCGCGAGATCGTGGCCCGGTTCCACGGGATGCGCACCGGGGTCCGCGCCGTGGCGCTGGTGGATCGCAACATCGTGCGGGTGGCGGCGTTGCACACCTTGCGCGTCGCCTATCTTCCGCAATGGCGGCGGGAGGTGGAGCGCACGCTGGGGCCGCTGCATCTTGGCAATCCGGGGTCGTGTTCCGCCTACGCCCAGACCCTGCGCCAGTTCCGCAACGGCGAGAACGACCTGCTGCTGACCTATGCCCATCCTTCCGTGGCGACCGGCCTCGATCCCGCCCGGTATGAGACGCTGACCCTGCGGCACGACCGGCTTGTTCCCGTGTCCGCCCCGGCGGAGGATGGACGGGCGCTGCATCATCTGGATGCGGGGGGCGTGGTGCAATTCCTCAGCTATGGCACCGCGTCGTTCTTCGCCCAGGCGTTGGCCCCGCTGCTCAACGCCCGTCCCCGCGCGCTGAACGTGGTCGCGACCAACGCCATGAGCATCGGCCTGCAATCCCTGGCCGAGGTGGGCGGCGGCCTGGCCTGGATACCGGAGGTGCTGGTGGCCGACCATCTGGCGGATGGACGGCTGGTCATGGCGGGTGGGCCGGACTGGACCCTCGATCTGACGGTGCAGCTGATCCGGGCGCGCGGACCCGCCCGCGGGGTGGTGCAGCGGGTGTGGGACGCAAGCCGCGCGCTGGCGGCGGCGGGCGACACGGTCATCCCGCTGCGCGCACGGGGTCAGGCGGGCTGA
- a CDS encoding amidohydrolase family protein: MPHDVILRGGHVTDPVNTRDGVFDIAIDGGRIAAVGHSLGPAREEVDASGLHILPGIIDTHVHLSSWLGGAAGHRMLARAGVTTALDMAGPVASVMDLAARHGTGLTLACIDYVRPGHTVDTANPLTDELRDHLARARAEGAIGLKVLGGHFPLTAEATARVIALCADEGAHVAFHAGTLDTPQDMRGLRQAVDLAAGHPLHLPHVNAYVRGTQDHILTETREACDLLEAHPNIWSESYLAPFNGNSAKCANGIPESVATQRNLVKGGFDPTAKGMEAAILAGWAHVHMLRDGENHLAVGEAALEAFRAAETDIGCSFHVNPPEARINLAVMKRANGRFAIDALATDGGGIPRNDLCDRGLALVALNALTLADFVVKTSVEPARMMGLPTKGHLGVGADADITLIDLARRRAVSSFGGGQPILRDGVVVGQGATILCPPEAEAHLQAKGLRTRTTPPFQFRSIQPAL; the protein is encoded by the coding sequence ATGCCGCATGATGTGATCCTGCGCGGCGGTCATGTGACCGACCCCGTCAACACCCGCGACGGCGTGTTCGACATCGCGATCGACGGGGGGCGGATCGCGGCGGTGGGTCATTCCCTCGGCCCCGCGCGGGAGGAGGTGGATGCGTCCGGCCTGCACATCCTGCCCGGCATCATCGACACGCATGTCCACCTGTCGTCCTGGCTGGGCGGGGCGGCGGGCCACCGGATGCTGGCGCGGGCGGGGGTGACGACGGCGCTGGACATGGCGGGGCCGGTGGCCTCGGTCATGGATCTGGCGGCGCGTCACGGCACGGGCCTGACGCTGGCCTGCATCGATTATGTCCGCCCCGGCCATACGGTGGACACCGCCAACCCCCTGACCGACGAACTGCGCGACCATCTGGCCCGCGCCCGCGCCGAAGGGGCCATCGGCCTGAAGGTTCTGGGCGGCCATTTCCCCCTGACGGCCGAGGCGACGGCCCGCGTCATCGCGCTGTGCGCCGACGAAGGCGCGCATGTGGCCTTTCACGCAGGGACGCTGGACACGCCGCAGGACATGCGCGGCCTGCGCCAGGCGGTCGATCTGGCGGCGGGCCATCCGCTGCATCTGCCGCATGTGAACGCCTATGTCCGCGGCACCCAGGATCACATCCTGACCGAAACGCGGGAGGCGTGCGACCTGCTGGAGGCGCATCCCAACATCTGGTCCGAAAGCTATCTTGCGCCGTTCAACGGCAATTCCGCCAAATGCGCGAACGGCATTCCCGAAAGCGTGGCGACGCAGCGCAATCTGGTCAAGGGCGGGTTCGATCCGACTGCCAAGGGGATGGAGGCCGCGATCCTGGCCGGGTGGGCGCATGTCCACATGCTGCGGGACGGGGAAAACCATCTGGCCGTGGGCGAGGCGGCGCTGGAGGCCTTTCGCGCGGCGGAAACCGACATCGGGTGCAGTTTCCACGTCAACCCGCCCGAGGCGCGGATCAATCTGGCGGTCATGAAACGGGCCAACGGGCGCTTTGCCATCGACGCGCTGGCCACCGATGGCGGTGGCATTCCGCGCAACGACCTGTGCGATCGCGGGCTGGCGCTGGTGGCGTTGAACGCGCTGACCTTGGCCGACTTCGTGGTGAAAACCTCGGTGGAGCCGGCGCGGATGATGGGCCTGCCCACCAAGGGGCATCTGGGGGTGGGCGCGGATGCCGACATCACGCTGATCGACCTTGCGCGGCGGCGGGCGGTGTCCAGCTTCGGCGGCGGCCAGCCGATTCTGCGCGACGGCGTGGTGGTGGGGCAGGGGGCGACGATCCTCTGCCCGCCCGAGGCCGAGGCGCATCTGCAGGCCAAGGGCCTGCGGACAAGAACGACGCCGCCCTTTCAATTCCGGTCGATTCAGCCTGCCCTGTAA